The proteins below come from a single Spiroplasma endosymbiont of Atherix ibis genomic window:
- the ispF gene encoding 2-C-methyl-D-erythritol 2,4-cyclodiphosphate synthase: protein MIFKVGFSKDSHNLVEGKEITLGGIKIPSSQAISAYSDGDIIIHCLAESIFGSMGLEDLGENYNSKTMEKNFSSLLMLEDAKKILLQNNCKISNIDILVELDYPKLTQWKFKIKENLSKILNIKLNQISVKATTTENNFPNIITSYCNILIYKSEEK from the coding sequence ATGATATTTAAAGTAGGATTTTCAAAAGATAGTCATAACCTAGTTGAAGGTAAAGAAATTACTCTTGGGGGAATAAAAATACCTTCTTCTCAAGCAATTAGTGCTTACAGTGATGGTGATATTATAATTCATTGTCTTGCAGAATCTATTTTTGGTTCTATGGGATTAGAAGATTTAGGAGAAAATTATAATTCAAAAACTATGGAAAAAAACTTTAGTTCATTATTAATGTTAGAAGATGCAAAAAAAATTTTGTTACAAAATAATTGTAAGATATCTAATATTGATATTTTAGTTGAATTAGACTATCCTAAACTAACACAATGAAAATTTAAAATAAAAGAAAATCTTTCAAAAATTTTAAATATAAAATTAAATCAAATCTCTGTTAAAGCTACAACAACAGAAAATAATTTCCCAAATATAATTACAAGTTATTGCAATATTTTAATCTATAAAAGTGAGGAAAAATAA
- the ychF gene encoding redox-regulated ATPase YchF: MGLQVGIVGLPNVGKSTLFNAITNSKVEAANYPFATIEPNVGVVEVPDWRLDKLATIFNSKKTIYTTIEFVDIAGLIAGASKGEGLGNAFLANIRETDAICEVIRCFDSKEITNVEGNVDPIRDIEIIELELILADEASVKKRLAKVEPKFKSTKDKDIIFEYNLLKKLENQLSEGKLLNKLDFEEEEKIAIKFFQLLTTKKIIYVANVGENEIREDNDYVKLVKKYAQSCNSQVVKISAKIEEELSEIDKNDKQIFLQDAGIETSVLEQLIRAAYSTLDLKTYFTCGPQEARGWQFKEGSTAPQCAGIIHTDFEKGFIKADVYKCEDIFELGDEQALKNSGKIKLEGKNYIVQDGDVCFFKFNK; encoded by the coding sequence ATGGGATTACAAGTTGGAATAGTAGGTTTACCAAATGTTGGGAAATCAACTTTATTTAATGCAATTACAAATTCAAAAGTTGAAGCTGCAAATTATCCTTTTGCAACAATAGAACCTAATGTTGGAGTTGTAGAAGTTCCAGATTGAAGATTAGATAAATTAGCAACTATATTTAATTCTAAAAAAACTATTTATACTACTATTGAATTTGTTGATATTGCAGGATTAATAGCAGGTGCAAGTAAAGGTGAAGGTTTAGGAAATGCTTTTTTAGCTAATATTAGAGAAACTGATGCAATTTGTGAAGTTATAAGATGTTTTGATTCAAAAGAAATAACTAATGTTGAAGGTAATGTGGATCCAATTAGAGATATTGAAATAATTGAATTAGAATTAATTTTAGCTGATGAAGCAAGTGTTAAAAAAAGACTTGCAAAAGTTGAACCAAAATTTAAATCAACAAAAGATAAAGATATTATTTTTGAATATAATTTGCTTAAAAAGTTAGAAAATCAATTATCTGAAGGTAAATTACTAAATAAGTTAGATTTTGAAGAAGAAGAAAAAATTGCAATTAAATTTTTTCAATTACTAACTACAAAAAAAATTATTTATGTAGCAAATGTTGGAGAAAATGAAATTAGAGAAGATAATGATTATGTTAAACTTGTAAAAAAATATGCTCAATCATGTAATTCACAAGTTGTTAAAATCTCTGCAAAAATAGAAGAAGAATTAAGTGAAATTGATAAAAATGATAAGCAAATATTTTTACAAGACGCAGGAATTGAAACTTCTGTATTAGAACAATTAATCAGAGCAGCTTATTCAACTCTTGATTTAAAAACTTATTTTACTTGTGGTCCACAAGAGGCAAGAGGATGACAGTTTAAAGAAGGTTCAACTGCTCCTCAATGTGCAGGTATTATTCACACAGATTTTGAAAAAGGATTTATTAAAGCAGATGTTTATAAATGTGAAGATATATTTGAATTGGGTGATGAACAAGCACTTAAAAATAGTGGAAAAATTAAGTTAGAAGGAAAAAACTATATTGTTCAAGATGGAGATGTATGTTTCTTTAAATTTAATAAATAA
- a CDS encoding DUF951 family protein, which translates to MKINIGDKIYLKKVHPSKTIFWIVIRIGSIYELNSNINQNLILEFSKDSLIKSIKKIESES; encoded by the coding sequence ATGAAGATTAATATAGGTGATAAAATTTATTTAAAAAAAGTTCATCCAAGTAAAACAATTTTTTGAATTGTTATAAGAATTGGAAGTATATACGAATTAAATTCTAATATTAATCAAAATTTAATATTAGAATTTTCAAAAGATTCTCTTATTAAAAGTATAAAAAAAATAGAAAGTGAAAGTTAA
- a CDS encoding ParB/RepB/Spo0J family partition protein: MAKTKGKYNFKGLDDIFGESVSDIIGVIENDKEKNNSNKTMISIDLLKSNPFQPRKTFEEEELQELADSIKTHGIIQPIIVNNKNEIVAGERRTRAAKLVGLKEIPAIILELSSNQMEEFAIIENIQRVDLLDIEEAVAYKKLSTNLKLKQEEIATRVGKSRSHVANIMRLLNLPQKVQDVMLQRKITMGQAKPLLSIINNEELLDSIFKKIIEQDLTARAIEQLIKNNNLKEVEKPNASKSPSVIYTENKIMRRLGTKVTIDNGKLTIRYFNDDDLNRILELLGLTDED; encoded by the coding sequence ATGGCCAAAACTAAAGGAAAGTATAATTTTAAGGGACTAGATGATATTTTTGGAGAATCAGTTTCAGATATAATTGGTGTTATTGAAAACGATAAAGAAAAAAATAATAGTAATAAAACTATGATTAGTATTGATTTATTAAAATCAAATCCATTTCAACCAAGAAAAACTTTTGAAGAGGAAGAATTACAAGAACTTGCTGATTCAATTAAGACTCATGGTATTATTCAACCAATAATTGTTAATAATAAAAACGAAATAGTAGCAGGAGAAAGAAGAACAAGAGCCGCAAAATTAGTTGGACTAAAAGAAATTCCAGCTATTATTTTAGAACTTAGTTCAAATCAAATGGAAGAGTTTGCAATTATTGAAAATATTCAAAGAGTAGATCTACTTGATATAGAAGAAGCTGTTGCTTATAAAAAATTATCAACTAACTTAAAATTGAAACAAGAAGAAATTGCAACAAGAGTTGGTAAATCAAGATCACATGTTGCAAATATTATGAGACTTTTAAATTTACCTCAGAAAGTTCAAGATGTAATGTTACAAAGAAAAATTACTATGGGTCAAGCTAAACCATTACTTTCAATTATTAATAATGAAGAATTATTAGACTCAATCTTTAAAAAAATAATAGAGCAGGATTTAACAGCAAGAGCAATTGAACAATTAATTAAAAATAATAACTTAAAAGAAGTTGAAAAACCAAATGCTTCTAAAAGTCCTTCAGTTATTTATACTGAGAATAAAATTATGAGAAGATTGGGAACAAAAGTTACAATTGATAATGGAAAATTGACAATTAGATATTTTAATGATGATGATTTGAATAGAATATTAGAGTTATTAGGATTAACAGATGAAGATTAA
- a CDS encoding AAA family ATPase — translation MAKVISISNQKGGVGKTTTSVNLACGLALANKKVLLIDMDPQFNATTGVGFEIDSNTLSMYHVFIGEKQLSEVIIKNIKPNIDLAPSSIDVAAVDLILLEQKTNNQNILRDEIEKISNSYDFIIIDCPPSLGLINRNSLAISDTVLIPIQAEHYAMHGVAQLLRTIKKVKETLNSNLTIEGVLVTMFDSRTRLAHDVLEEIMKTFGPKVYKSVIPRNIKISESSMEGKSIYEYDKNGAGAIAYIDFVKEVLKENGQN, via the coding sequence ATGGCAAAAGTAATTTCAATTTCAAATCAAAAAGGTGGTGTGGGGAAAACAACTACATCAGTAAATTTAGCTTGCGGGCTTGCTTTAGCAAATAAAAAAGTTTTACTTATAGATATGGATCCTCAGTTTAATGCAACTACAGGTGTTGGATTTGAGATAGATAGTAATACTTTGAGTATGTATCATGTATTTATTGGTGAAAAACAACTTTCAGAAGTAATAATAAAAAATATTAAACCAAATATAGATTTAGCTCCAAGTTCAATTGATGTTGCAGCTGTGGATTTAATTTTGTTGGAACAAAAAACAAACAATCAAAATATTTTAAGAGATGAAATAGAAAAAATATCGAATTCATATGATTTTATTATTATTGATTGTCCTCCAAGTTTAGGATTAATTAATAGAAATAGCTTAGCTATTTCTGATACAGTTTTAATTCCTATTCAAGCAGAACATTATGCTATGCATGGGGTTGCACAACTTTTAAGAACTATTAAAAAAGTTAAAGAAACATTAAATTCTAATTTAACAATTGAAGGTGTTTTAGTAACAATGTTTGATTCACGTACAAGATTAGCTCATGATGTTTTAGAAGAAATAATGAAAACTTTTGGTCCAAAAGTTTATAAATCAGTTATACCAAGAAACATTAAAATTTCTGAATCTTCAATGGAAGGTAAATCAATTTATGAATATGATAAAAATGGAGCAGGTGCAATTGCCTATATTGATTTTGTAAAAGAGGTGCTAAAAGAAAATGGCCAAAACTAA
- the rsmG gene encoding 16S rRNA (guanine(527)-N(7))-methyltransferase RsmG, producing the protein MNWNKFSELNIVFTQKQKQNLIKYKDILQEQNRIHNLTAIIQDQEIIDKHFYDSLIFTKVFNPDSLEILDIGTGAGFPGIVLKIMFPNSKIYLLESNGKKINFLNTVIKELELENIWTLKIRAEEYAIKNKEKFDVIISRAMAPLNILLEVGVQALKIKGIFICLKSKNIANELKDLNNQETKLGLSLYKKQNYEDEILGERNNIFYIKNCSTPTEYPRLYSQIRKRPLGK; encoded by the coding sequence ATGAACTGAAATAAATTTAGTGAATTAAATATTGTATTTACACAAAAACAAAAACAAAATTTAATAAAATATAAAGATATTCTTCAAGAACAAAATAGAATACATAATTTAACTGCAATAATACAAGACCAAGAAATTATAGATAAGCATTTTTATGATTCATTAATATTTACAAAAGTTTTTAATCCAGATAGTTTAGAAATATTAGATATTGGAACAGGAGCTGGTTTTCCAGGTATTGTTTTAAAAATAATGTTTCCTAATTCAAAAATTTATTTATTAGAATCAAATGGAAAAAAAATTAATTTTCTAAATACAGTAATTAAGGAATTAGAGTTAGAAAATATTTGAACTTTAAAAATTAGAGCAGAAGAATATGCAATCAAAAATAAGGAAAAGTTTGATGTAATAATATCAAGAGCAATGGCACCGCTAAATATTTTATTAGAAGTTGGTGTTCAAGCTCTTAAAATTAAAGGAATATTTATTTGTTTAAAATCTAAAAATATAGCAAATGAATTAAAAGATTTAAATAATCAAGAAACTAAACTTGGTTTAAGTTTATATAAAAAGCAAAATTATGAGGATGAAATATTGGGGGAAAGAAATAATATTTTTTATATTAAAAATTGTTCAACACCAACTGAATATCCAAGACTGTACAGTCAAATAAGAAAAAGACCATTAGGAAAATAG
- a CDS encoding APC family permease: protein MIKVNKTNKRKNKTFEFLTIFSMVFGIVVGGGIYLKNSGKNGVLAQAGNNPYLALSVWVFIGVLCSLIMLSFIEAASSKTKLGHSTAQSWANTFINRKTASMCSILYICMYLPILAGLGALFTINTLFNGIDIFYYSTTGIYLVEKLGRVEFMIIKIFLSTLLLVGFSLMNIYTHKPSKMIQSIFTIVKFIPLFSVVVGGFTLFILNPSVNNSFNPKNSTINSFGISPFFATILPILFAFDGFIYAATLQKDCEHKEVVPVAMLSAIIAVTLFYIIITVAVFLGAEDGNIFNFFDNLFIKSPWAALIFKIIIACTLLTTVNGYTTLIPKTVQSAVEEGFIYTKSRSEKISYIKSGYIGMIITLSIYTLFLIISICIGFISNPNGKQEINYFLVADYSSNSTVMFAFIIYLILMIAVLHNRKTNKVEVNKVKGGFVIGIITTTILIIVMGYIYYDFFINKFKDKEKMIDPILLIFFALIIALVWVINECLLSKSNIDENDLYLRIQPRNWFRYNKEIEIEKYKRKLM, encoded by the coding sequence ATGATAAAAGTAAATAAAACAAATAAAAGAAAAAATAAAACATTTGAGTTTTTAACTATATTTTCAATGGTTTTTGGTATTGTTGTTGGGGGAGGAATATATTTAAAAAACTCAGGTAAAAATGGAGTATTGGCACAAGCAGGTAATAATCCATATCTTGCACTTTCTGTTTGAGTATTTATAGGTGTATTGTGTTCATTAATAATGCTTAGTTTTATTGAAGCAGCATCTTCAAAAACTAAGTTAGGACATTCAACTGCTCAAAGTTGAGCAAATACATTTATAAATAGAAAAACAGCGTCTATGTGCTCTATTTTATATATATGTATGTATCTTCCTATTTTAGCTGGTTTAGGTGCTCTTTTTACAATAAATACTCTTTTTAATGGAATAGATATTTTTTATTATTCAACAACAGGTATTTATTTAGTTGAAAAATTAGGACGAGTAGAGTTTATGATAATTAAAATATTTTTATCAACATTACTTTTAGTTGGTTTTTCACTAATGAATATTTATACACATAAACCAAGTAAAATGATTCAAAGTATATTTACAATTGTTAAATTTATTCCTTTATTTTCTGTAGTAGTTGGAGGTTTTACATTATTTATACTGAACCCTTCTGTAAATAATTCATTTAATCCAAAAAATTCAACTATTAATAGTTTTGGAATTAGTCCATTTTTTGCAACAATTTTACCTATACTATTTGCCTTTGATGGATTTATATATGCAGCAACTTTACAAAAAGATTGTGAACATAAAGAAGTTGTTCCTGTAGCAATGCTTTCAGCAATAATTGCAGTTACATTATTTTATATAATTATTACTGTAGCTGTATTTTTAGGTGCAGAAGATGGTAATATATTTAATTTTTTTGATAATCTTTTTATAAAAAGTCCATGAGCTGCACTTATTTTTAAAATAATAATAGCTTGTACTTTATTAACAACTGTAAATGGTTATACTACACTTATTCCTAAAACAGTTCAATCAGCAGTTGAAGAAGGTTTTATTTATACTAAATCTAGAAGTGAAAAAATTAGTTATATTAAATCAGGTTATATAGGAATGATAATAACTCTTTCTATTTATACTTTATTTTTAATTATTTCTATATGTATTGGATTTATATCTAATCCAAATGGAAAACAAGAAATTAATTATTTTCTTGTTGCAGATTATTCTTCTAATAGTACAGTAATGTTTGCTTTTATTATATATTTAATTTTAATGATTGCAGTTCTTCATAATCGAAAAACAAATAAAGTTGAAGTCAATAAAGTTAAAGGTGGATTTGTTATTGGTATAATTACTACAACTATATTAATAATTGTTATGGGCTATATATACTATGATTTTTTTATAAATAAATTTAAAGATAAAGAAAAAATGATTGATCCAATTCTTTTAATATTTTTTGCTTTAATTATTGCTTTAGTTTGAGTTATTAATGAGTGTTTACTTTCAAAATCAAATATTGATGAAAATGATTTATATTTAAGAATTCAACCTAGAAATTGATTTAGATATAATAAAGAAATAGAAATTGAAAAATATAAAAGAAAACTAATGTAA